The genomic region tgcttttgtataatttcaatttgtgttacaaattgatgaagaagcCATTGCTTGAACGTACAATGACTTACAAAATATTTGTCAGACAATTtcagatactgcaaaaaaataactcaaaaattcaaatattaaaacttccGAAAgactaattaaagaaaaattatcaacgtttgagtttgagtttaagttggacttgttagaaagatagagtttcacttcttattaagtttagattaaacaaaaataattttgtttaaaaaaaatgatgagtttgggtttaagttgaacttgttagaaagatagtgtttcactccttattaagtttggactaaacaaaaataattttgtttaaaaaaaaatgatgagtttgagtataagttggacttgttagagagatagagtttcacttcttattaagtttggactaaacaaaaataattttatttaaataaaatgacaattttatttaaatattgtgctggcgttaaaattgtgggagtttcagagggttttggttttgggtgtgtgtgtgtttgtttatatatatatatatatagatgatttatttatgggagtacatttgtatttttatggTAAATCCAaatccttacaattttttttcttggtaaaaAGGAAGCATTATATTAAAACTAACAAGAAGACAGGAAGTAGGTCCAAGCCTTTTGGAGTACGCTCCCTGGCAATTtgccaaaacaaaagaaactaagaatgcgtttggatagcacagcacgtccacgtccagcccgtttttttttttttttttttccacgcgcatatgtcactgttcattggccatgaacagtgattttaggccaatgaatagtactttttgggatgaacagtaatttttacacattaaaaaattatttttgtacagtgttttcagttttcagcaataagttctatcaaaACAGACTCTAAGTCCACAGGCGGACTGGAATGAATAACAAAATCTAAAAGTTGCACACGACCCAGGTTGGCTAGCCGATCCGCACAAGAATTAGCTTCGTGGTAAATGTGTCTAAAAACTAATTGGGGAATTTGGGAAGCTAACTGCCTACAATCATCAAAGAGAGGAGAAATCACATAGTTATGGGAGCCCCGATTGTTCAAAGCATCGACTAAAACTTTAGCATCTAACTCAACAATGACCTTGGAGAAATTCATTTGATTGCATAACACAAGACCATCTCGGAGAGCCCAAGCTTTTGTGATGAAGTTGTTAGCCTTCCCAATTTTCTTGGTGAAGCTTGCTACCCACTGCCCTTGCTCATCTTTGATCAGACCGCCCCCTCTAGCATTTCCCAACAAATCATCACAAGATCCGTCGGTGTTGAGCTTTAGCCAGCCCAATTCAGGCCTTTCCCACCTAATGAGTTTTGTGATCATTTGGTGATTGGGTTGTGGGCGGTTAATGCAAAGGAAAAACTCAGTGGCTTGCATCTTGATCAACCTGCAGATATTCGGATTGGGGCTCTTGTGATTAAAAACCACTTGGTTGCGCTACTTCCAAATGAGCCATAcagcaaaaggaaaaatgacattCCAAGGGATTCCATCAGCATTGGAAGAAGTCTTGATTTTTGTATTTGACATGAGCCAATCCCGCAGCTCCTGGGAATAGAAGAGTTGGTTCAACCCCTGCTGACCTGACAGCTGCCATATAGGCTTCACTATTTTGCAATCTCGAAGGGCATGATTGATAGTTTCGAGCTCTGTGTGACACAAAGGGCAATCTGTGGGAATGTTCAATCCTCTTTCGGCCAAACAACACCTCACCCCCACACTCTTATGCATACACCGCTAGAAAAACATTTGGATTTTGGGGAGAGCATTTAATTTCCATATCCAAGCACCAGGGAAAGAAACAACTTCTTCTATTGGTTTGGTGGCTAGTATATAGGCACCTTTTGGATTGAAAGCACCATTGGAGGACCCTTTCCAAGTTAGCTTATCTCCACTTCTAGTTGCGATGGGGAAAGGAACGGCTTTAATACTCTCTTTTATGTCTGGAGGCAGATCAAAAGGAATGGCCGACCAATTCCACCCATGAGGAAGAAAGACGTCCTTAACTTTAAGATTAGTGGATTCTAGAGGGATTGGGCCGTGGATGGTGGATCTAGGAGGACCCAAATCCGACCAACTGTCCAACCAGAAATCTAAATTACTCTTATGACCCGGAATCCATTTCATACCCTCCTTGAACACATGTTCTCCCTTTTTTAAGCCCTTCCAAATAGGTGACCCTGGTAGCTTGGATTCATTTCTGGAATTTAGGCGCTGCTTGGTTTCATACTTTAGTTTTAGCACCTTGGTCCAAAGAGCATTGTCCTCCGAGTGAAATCTCCATTTAAGCTTGGCTAAGAGAGCCGTATTCCTTCCTTTAGCTGATTGAAGCCCTAGCCCTCCCATATCTTTTGGGCAGTGACTTTACCCCAGCCAACCCAATGCATCTTCTTGGAGTTTTTAGTGGACCCCCAAAGGAAGCTCCTGTCCTATCTATGCCctttagaattttcaaatccttACAATTGCAGTTACATTAACGGGCCAAACATAGATCTACCCATTTATGATTtatctattaaaattttattttttgagaagcataTATTTATCTCTATAATTTGATTAGTCACGTAACGTAACGTGTCCTTTCCTCAAATATTTACATTATATAggagtatttattttatttttattcgtGGAAGGAAACCAATTCCCATCTCttcacttctcaaaaaaaaaattcccaatcTCTTCAAAcgatgagatgagatgagatgagatcAGATCTACCGAAACCAAAAGTTTCCCACTCCCGCAAAATCAAATTCTCGCTCGCATAACCATAACCGATTGAGATTTCTTCTGCTCCGATTTCTtaatctttcataaaatataagaaaataagcAGAGTTTGTGAAATAGGAGATGTGGACTTCGTATgcaaatttcaaagaaaaagtGAGCAAGATCGCGCTCGAAGTTCACGACGATGGCGACGACGAGCTCGGGATCTATGGCTCACGCAATGGAGGACTCCACGATTCGTATTCGAATTCGAATTCGAATTCACACCCTTTCGCGCATTCCCTCTCCCTCTTGAATGGGATCGATTCAGCGTTTAATCCCGAGGTATTCCACATTGAATTTCGCTTTGGATTCGAATTTCATTcaattcattttcaattttttattttatcttgcTTGGTATCTAAGcaaacctttaatttaatttaatttgtctACATAGATGAAGAAGTTTTGTCAGTTAAacttccaattttggggtctctCAAGTTTAGATCTTATGTATTCGGCAAATGTGCACTGAGTATTCCCGATATTGGTAATTAGATCAACCAACGAATGTACTGCTGCAGCGTcaataataaatcttaattaTTAAATCCTTCCTTCTCATGTATTGATGTTGGCTTATCTTATGAGTATACTTaccaaatcaatttttcattAGTTGGAGTATAACCAAAAGCACAACCACCAAGCTTCTGAGCCAATCCATAACCAGTGCAAGAATACGCAAACCTATAATAATAGCAACTCATGCCTCTACTTGTTTTCACGCTAACTTGCATATCCTTAATCAACTTAATATTTCTTCACTAATAGTAAAATATagcttctctttttctctaggTACCCCTATCATATGTTTTCTCTAGctcaataaataaaagaaaccaaATTGATTCTTTGATGTTGTTGTTTCATGTCTTAATCTATGTTCAATTGCTCTTTCTCAAAGTTTCATTGTGTCACTCATAAGCTAAATTCCTTGGAATTTGGACAGTTTTCAGTATCTGGTTCTTGTATATAGTTTTAGAGTGTTTCTCCTTCACTCATTATATATTGCTCTTTCTCAAGTTTACAAAAATGATTTTGTCCATCCTTCGTCCCCAACTTTCTGTATAATTCATCATAAATCTTAAACCTAGCATATTGGACATTTAATCTTCCTTCTGTCTTTGCCACTTTATAATTTGAATGAGTGGCATGCACCGTCTCTACATTTAAGTTGGCTTTTATagttctctctctttgatcttACTGTTGTTTGTACCTCCTCATTCCAACACCAAGTCTCCTTAGTTGGTCGTCCACATTCTTTAGATTATCTGAGTACTTCTTTAGTCACTCTTTTAATACAACTAGCCACTTCCAAAAGTTTTCTTAATGGATTCTTCCTAACCTATTGGAGGAGTGTATGCACTGattataattagttttttcttctcctaaaaAAGGTTTTATCAACAAAATTCTATCCGTTATACCCCTAATCTCAAAAATGTCTTCTTTAAGACTTAAATATGACTGTCCGTACCttgcttttacttttattttttcctgaGCAATGATGTAGCTTGTCACTTACAGGGAACGACCTAGCTAACCTGGCCCACTTTTCATTGAATCCAGGGTCTGATGTAGTGCTTTGCCAGTAGGGGACATCCTAAATTGTATTTCTTTCTGTAGATAATCAGAGAAATATTATTGATAAGAatagtaaggaaaaaaaaaacacgctcATGATGATGAACAGCAGGAAATGGAAaagacaaacaacaaaaaaagaaggaaatcaGGAAGATAATTTAAGAGAAAACATAAACTCAAAGAGAAAGGAACAATCAGTAAAACCCCAAcaccgagaccaatcaaaaattGTATCTGTAGTCAATCCATTTAAAAAGTggttaaattttattctaaccGACAACCTATCAcaactcttctctttttttggggCTATGTATTGGGCCTATTGGCTGTGAACAAAACATATGACACTAAGCATAGACACTGGCAGAGTTGTTTATTAGCCAGAGTACTTGGTTTAACTGATATGTTTttccattatatttttttcctttatcttaGATTGAAGGGTACAAAGCTGAAATCAAGAGATTACAGGAATCTGAAGCAGAAATTAAAGCTTTATCAGTTAATTATGCGGCTTTGTTGAAAGAAAGAGAGGTACTCTAATGATTTCAAGAATCTCAATATTTATCCCAAATATGTTTCAAACTACTGTTTTAAATCCCTTTGACATTTTAAAGTTTTTCCCTCCACCTCCCCCATTTGACAGGATCAGATTTCTAGATTGAGTAAAGAAAATGGCTCtctaaaacaaaatttggaTGCAACAAATGCAGCTATGAATGCGTCTAGAAGTGAAAGTGCCAAAGCATTATCAAATGGTGTCAATGTGCATGAGGTACTTGATTTACAGTAAAATGAAGACTATTGTGTATTTGTGTGTTTAATATGCTTTTTAGACAATGTTGTGCCATTTTACACTATTTTGGTAATCTCTGTTTGCATGTTAAAGGTGTTTGATACACTACGACTTAGAGAGAAGCTGGTCAGCTTTGTAGTTCACCAAACCTTATGTTTAGGCGAAAGTTTGTATGGCTTTGCTCCATAACCTTCCCTTACCCTTAccgtgtaattttttttattgggctaGACATGCCCTCAAATTAGTGTTTAAAGCAGAGTTATCTTATGAAGTGAGTCACTTAAGAGGAGCCTTTATTCATTTACGTTTCTAGCTAAGATGTACACATACAGTGGAGTCCTTGACATTATTTAATGAATGCGTGCCTACAATTTTTCCTTAATAGCCATTGTTAATGTCCTTCATAAGATGACCCTTGTTGCTGTGAAAGTAAGGAGAGGGCTTGTAAATTgtaatcagtttttttttttttttttttattatttttttgggataaataaTTAGCTATTGGCTAGATTGGTCTCTTTCCAATAGGACTTGACGCTAATTGGTAATTGATCATTACCAGCACTTCTACGAGACTACAAGTGGTGTTGTGTAATCAGTAAGTGGTTTTGTGTAATCACTCAATGGTTTGAATAAGGAGAACAATGAAGAAAGATAAGAATTTACATTGTTTGACAATATGCCTATCTATGTttacagagaaagagagatttagTTCACTATATTGAGTATATTTAATGAGGATTACAAAGCACAACCTTACAACTTAGCTGCTCACTAAGTgaactctttattttttgttacactttttaaagttttgtacaagagtgtgtgtgtgtctatatatatatatatatatatatatatatatatatatatatatatatatatatatatatatatatatatatatatgggttcaagttacacctagtgtaactctacAAAAGTTAACCTACttagtttttaattaatttttactatctctttcttctctttttttatttttttttttattttttatcttttataatttgacaagttctttcttctctctccccctttttttttttacaaatccCAAAGTTTAAGCGATGAGAAGGATTCACCATTGTTGTTGGTCTCTGAAAGTTTTGCCTATAATGCATACATATGCAATTCATATTTGATGCTTAGTATAGTCTTATATGCAAAAAAGTAGACCAACAATTCATTAGTTAATGAAGCTGGGACATTCCACAGTAACTGCTACATGTCGAAGAGGCATGTTATCGTATTTGATATGGAAGAAGAGATCATAAGGAGTGGGTAGTAATTAAATTGAGTGcaaatttctttttagtttagtttagtttagtttagtttttatttattcatttattttttcatttgtttttagaCTTTTGCTCTCTTATTATTGAAGTTGTAAAATTGGATGGGGGTAATAAACCTTCAACACTACTAAATCGTGTTCTGTGGATCGTAGTCCATTCAAAATACTAGTGCAAAACTTCTTCTCTGATCAAAACTTTGTCATACAcaggttttttttcccctatctCACTAAACATTTGatggttgaatttaataaataagagaaaaaaacatGTTATTAATTGGTAAGCTGAGGTGGAAGACagtaataaatatttaataatgaTATGGGCAGAAATGTATTTCAACCAACTTGAACccatctgtgtgtgtgtgtgtgtgtgtgtgtgtgtgtgtgtgtgtggtgatTCAACCATTTACTtcatttcataattattgaatgtcatatttgtgtgtgttttgtaaGACAtgacaattatataaaatgttatatttcTATTGTATATGATTAGTTGATCACTTGATTGTTATGTTGTCCTTgaataattctttcaaatttatCACGTTATTTATTAAACATGTGTGTTgacttttttaatcttttagcGTCCTGTTTATACTTTGTACTGGGGCCTTGCCCATTTTAATcaatgaattattttatttactgaaaaaaaaaaagagtgcttCCACCTTGTTAGAAAAATCacattatttgtttattagttaaaaaaatgatttgacaTGGGGTGGCTgggttattttgaatttgtgcaGGGAAGTCCTGATCAATCACCAAAGCGACAACATAAATTCACAACTCAAGTGAAAAACCGTTATTCTGGAAGCCAAACACACAATGGTCAGGATGGAAAAAGCAATGGAATCACTCATGCTGGAAACCAGACACACAATGGTCAGAAGGTAATTGCACCTTTTATTCTGAAAACTTGAGTTTTCTGAGGAAGTTTGAGCAACTTCATAGTTAGTTTATATGTGTTCTCTGTTCCATAGTTTTGGTTGGATCTTGATACTACAATTGTCTATTCATTTctactcttttctctttttagtactttttaccctttattatttataataatgaaTGAACTTGACGGCAGATATATGAATGCATTCTAGTTGCTTGCAGATACAGTAGAAGAAAGCAATAGGTCCACTGCAGGAGTGCAAGTTAATGCTGAGATAAAACAATTGAGGATGGAACTTGAAAAAGAACGTGATAAGTTGGCATATATTCAGTCAAAATTACATGGTACATTTGTGCTTTCTGAAGATTCAGAAATTATTCACAAGTTGTTTTAATATGtctgattttttctttttccattctcaGAGGAACACAAATTAAATGAATCTTTCCAGGAGGAGCTCAAATCACTAAAATTAGACAGAGACAAAGTGAGTTTTGAAATCAGGTTATGATTTGCTTGATAGGCTTTTgactttgtttgattttcatttataaaGCTATAACACTCATcattaccccccccccccccttttcatATGTTCAGTTTGTTTTTGAGCGTTAGGTACTGGAATTGTCTTATTCTTGTTTAAAAAGGGAAAAGTATGTACACTACTTTGTTTAAAGTTACTAGGGGTATGTTGGGGACACAGAGAGATGGAGGAAGAGGAGAGGGGAAGGTGGTCAGAATATACTAATTTTTAATAGCATTATTTCCTAGTTGACTACTGATTGATTAATATTTCTGGAAAAGGCATCTATAAAATTAGAGATGTAACAATCTTATATGCACACATTGTTAAATTGAATTTGTATATTCAGTTTTCTTTGACAAATTTTCGgaccttttttttggttgggcttACACTTTGAAATTTAGGATGTTTCTTTAACAGGTAATTTTAGGGTCtttataacatatatatatatctgtgctgatataattttttgtgaatGACCCCTGCTTTCAGCATACTCTTGCATCACTTACACATAGTAATAGGGttttagatatatatacatttttttgaatGTAGTCTTAGTGTCTAACAGTGTTGGGATGTTTTCCTCTTGCAGTCTTGCATGTCATGAGCAATCATGCGTATTTGTGTATTTCttatttccttaattttattttttcttgtttttggcATCTAAGCTGTGTTTTTGGTATGGCATGTAATCTTCTTTGTTGGCAGACCTCCACAGAAATGAGTGTATTGCATAATGAACTGGGTGAGAAAATTTCAGAAATAAAAAGACTGCAAATGGAGCTGAATAGACGGGAGGATGAAGGTACTGATGACGTTTTGGAGAGTTTGAAAAGAGTAATTGCAAGCCTGGAAATGGAAAATAGTAGTCTTAAGGTTGGTAGTTTGTGTATCATTAACTTGTGTTTCACTTGTGAAGAATCGTATCTTATtactcaaaatattttatattgctTTTTATTAAATGATGAGCCCCTGAATCCACTCAAATTATATATCATTGTATAGATGGAGAAAGATGAACTGGAGGTTTCTTTAAAAATGAGCAGGAACTCTTTAACTGAGAAAGTATTGTCAGGTCCTTCAGAGTCTTTGACTAAGCATCCAACTATAGTGAATGAGGTATATAAATTTTTGGGAACACAATGCGTTACTTTTCTGTTAGTGCTTAAGATGGTTCTCACTCTCTGTCCCCTCTAGTGAGTATGTTTGACCTGTTCTGGCAGGTCATGTTTGCTGGGCCCCCATTTGTAATGATGTTAAGTGAAATATTTTACATCACTGTGAATTTTTGATATGCACTTGTATTGTCTCCTTGCCTTGTAAATgagttattattaattgttcTTCACAGATGGAAGATTCATCTGGAAGTTTCCCTGGAAAGGAAGAAATGGAGCTAAGTTTGCAAAAACTGGATAAAGATTTAAAGGAAACACGCCGTGAAAGGGACAAAGCATTACAAGAATTGGGCCGCCTTAAGCAGCATTTGTTAGAAAAGGTCACATGCCTTTAAATCTTTAATTATATCTAGCAAAATCCACCCAATTTTTTCAACTGCACTAACATGTTAGTTATAAGCAATGTGAAATttcctaatttttctttttagtgatttttttagtgaatctttctagtgattttttttttggttaattacTGATTATGCTTTACCAAGCTTCAACTGTTAGCACTTAGCACTGGTatcaaaatgattaaaattgaGGATAATATGCAGTGGAACAATCTCTTTCAGTCTTTCttacatgcatttcatttcTATTGTAAGATAACATATTACTGGGTGGTCTGAATGATCAGAGGCATATGTAAGGACCATTCATATATGATATGTTGATGCATCACTTGTAATAATTAGAAGAGAGAAGCAGTTGATACAGTGGTTGGCCCTTACAGTATACTTTCTTTTACTAGGACTTcgatatttgattttttaatgacCAAGCTTCTTATTTTGAGCTTGTTTTTACTGCATTGGTGTTATATTTCCCTCTATCTGTGTGCATGGAAATGTTTCTAATTTACATTTATAGACTGTCAATGTTTCTGTTGTCTGGATGTTTAACTTTTACTCTGGCTGCGTCAATTTCACTTTTCATTGCTTTAGTGGACTCTGTGGCTGTTTCTCAATATATCTAGTTTTAAAACTTTCCAAAGCCAAAGCTAAATGTAATTttcttgtttaaataatataggAATTTGAAGAAtctgagaagatggatgaggaCAGCAAAATCATTGAACAACTCCGAGAAAATAATGAACATCAAAGGGTTCAAATATTACGTTTGGAAAAGGCTTTGAAGCTGGCCATTGCGAGTCAGGAGGAAATTAAGATGTCCAACAACAATGAAATTCTGAAGTCAAAGGACATTATTGATGACCTGAATAAAAAACTTGCAAACTGTATAGCCATTATTGATGCCAAAAATGTTGAGCTTCTTAATCTTCAAACTGCTCTTGGCCAGTACTATGCAGAAATTGAAGCTAAGGTAAACAAATGAATactttgttttctgttttgtgtttgtgattttgggggTTGTAACCATTAGAAACTCGCATGGACATGTTGGTAATAGCCATGCTGTCTCTAGGtcatggtttttatttattttttattattgcatGTATAGGAACATTTAGAAGGAGATTTGGCACGGGCAAGAGAAGAAGCAGCTAAACTTTCCAAGCTATTGAAAGTAAGATTTCTTTCTTTCCAATATTATGATTTTATGAGTcattgttatatttattttataagctAGCTGGTGTGCACTTTTTACTATGGATGCCACAATAAATGGGCTCATGCAGCtggttatttattttaaatttttaactgATTTTTGGTGGTGTATCTTTTGTATACTTAGAGTGTATATGGGTTGCACTTGTGTTGCATTCTTCtaataaattaattactttatatatatcgattatattatatgtattgGTTGGGTTCAAGTAACTTTTAGTAATggtactcaatattttttttattagatgtgtgTTTTGACAAGtccttcattaattatattgtctcCTTATACTTTCAGTGCCTGCGAAATATAAACATGTTTAGAGATcaataactattttatttagaaaatgaaGTAAGGATTCCTTCTTTCCAGTCTTATGATTTTGTTTCATAAagtcattatatttattttataagctAGCTGGTGTGCAGTTTCTACTATGGACGCCACAATGAGCTCTtgcaataatttcatttttttaaaaaaattttaattaattgttgTTGGTGTATCTTTTGCAAACTTCCAGTGTATTTGGGTTGCACTCGTATGACACTCTTCTAATAAATTaattaccatatatatatatatatatatatatatatatatatatatatatatatatatatatatatcgattATGTTATAtgtattggttggtgtaacttTTCGTATTGGTATATCACTCAAttgttttttattggatatgtaTTTGACAAGtccttcattaattatattgtctcCTTATACTTTTATTGCTTGCGAAATATAAACATGTTTAGAGATCAATGactattttatttagaaaatgataaaagttTTTTGTAACTTAAAATTCTTCACAAAACATTAGATTATGgatcgaataataaataatatccgattaacATGAAATTTTGGTATGCGTATTAATAAAAATGGGAATTCAGAATCCAACACGGTAGAATTTTTAGAAGGACAAAGTTTTCCTCCAAACCATTATGAAGGAAAGTTCCTCCTATTCACTACCTGTCAATTTTAGAAGACTATCCACTTACTTTTAGTCACTTGACCTACTTAATAGTTAgtgtgacttgtttaaataatttaatgcaTCATATAATTTAATACATGTGTACTTTTAGCCAAATGACTTATTTTATAGCCAATGTGACttttttaaatgatgtaatgaattatgtaatttaatacACATGGATGGTCCTATGAACCACCATGTAATGGGTTGGAGGAGATTCCTCCAAACCAATTTGGAGGAAAACTTTTGTCCCTTTTAAAATTTGGTTCAAAATGTGGTTTGTTGTTCACTTTTTCATCACCTGCAAAAGGTCAGAT from Castanea sativa cultivar Marrone di Chiusa Pesio chromosome 11, ASM4071231v1 harbors:
- the LOC142617099 gene encoding golgin candidate 4 isoform X2 — protein: MNASRSESAKALSNGVNVHEGSPDQSPKRQHKFTTQVKNRYSGSQTHNGQDGKSNGITHAGNQTHNGQKLLADTVEESNRSTAGVQVNAEIKQLRMELEKERDKLAYIQSKLHEEHKLNESFQEELKSLKLDRDKTSTEMSVLHNELGEKISEIKRLQMELNRREDEGTDDVLESLKRVIASLEMENSSLKMEKDELEVSLKMSRNSLTEKVLSGPSESLTKHPTIVNEMEDSSGSFPGKEEMELSLQKLDKDLKETRRERDKALQELGRLKQHLLEKEFEESEKMDEDSKIIEQLRENNEHQRVQILRLEKALKLAIASQEEIKMSNNNEILKSKDIIDDLNKKLANCIAIIDAKNVELLNLQTALGQYYAEIEAKEHLEGDLARAREEAAKLSKLLKDADQRAEVSKEEKEEILAKLSQSEKMLEEWKSRVNKLEEDNAKVRRALEQSMTRLNRMSMDSDYLVDRRIVIKLLVTYFQRNHSKEVLDLMVRMLGFSDEDKQRIGVAQHGAGKGVVRGVLGLPGRLVGGILGGGSAESAATMASENQSFADLWVDFLLTENERERRDLADVAGRSKEDSHGRGSNAAVADATNSAGTVSSSFSRLNFSPSQNSSPFPSHGNFRHSEHFDSEFSTVPLSSSDNTPQISRLLPKY
- the LOC142617099 gene encoding golgin candidate 4 isoform X1, which produces MWTSYANFKEKVSKIALEVHDDGDDELGIYGSRNGGLHDSYSNSNSNSHPFAHSLSLLNGIDSAFNPEIEGYKAEIKRLQESEAEIKALSVNYAALLKEREDQISRLSKENGSLKQNLDATNAAMNASRSESAKALSNGVNVHEGSPDQSPKRQHKFTTQVKNRYSGSQTHNGQDGKSNGITHAGNQTHNGQKLLADTVEESNRSTAGVQVNAEIKQLRMELEKERDKLAYIQSKLHEEHKLNESFQEELKSLKLDRDKTSTEMSVLHNELGEKISEIKRLQMELNRREDEGTDDVLESLKRVIASLEMENSSLKMEKDELEVSLKMSRNSLTEKVLSGPSESLTKHPTIVNEMEDSSGSFPGKEEMELSLQKLDKDLKETRRERDKALQELGRLKQHLLEKEFEESEKMDEDSKIIEQLRENNEHQRVQILRLEKALKLAIASQEEIKMSNNNEILKSKDIIDDLNKKLANCIAIIDAKNVELLNLQTALGQYYAEIEAKEHLEGDLARAREEAAKLSKLLKDADQRAEVSKEEKEEILAKLSQSEKMLEEWKSRVNKLEEDNAKVRRALEQSMTRLNRMSMDSDYLVDRRIVIKLLVTYFQRNHSKEVLDLMVRMLGFSDEDKQRIGVAQHGAGKGVVRGVLGLPGRLVGGILGGGSAESAATMASENQSFADLWVDFLLTENERERRDLADVAGRSKEDSHGRGSNAAVADATNSAGTVSSSFSRLNFSPSQNSSPFPSHGNFRHSEHFDSEFSTVPLSSSDNTPQISRLLPKY